The following are encoded together in the Vanrija pseudolonga chromosome 7, complete sequence genome:
- the EMP24 gene encoding Endosomal protein P24B: protein MRAVAYLAFAFALLASALAHRIDVAAGAKKCFYEEMQIGDRMTITYEVGQSTGGKLDIDLVVSDPHGNALYNSYAEPQGTVTITAATNGLYTYCFNNQHSSWARKTLSFNIHGVRYIDDNQELGPVEEEIRDLASGLQVVKDEQSYLVVRERTHRDTCESTNSRVKWWGITQIGILLAVCAWNVHYLKSWFEVKRVL from the exons ATGCGCGCAGTGGCATACCTCGCCTTTGCgttcgcgctcctcgcgtcGGCCCTCGCCCACAGGATAGAcgtggcggccggcgccaagAAGTGCTTCTACGAGGAGATGCAGATTGGTGAccgg ATGACGATCACGTACGAGGTTGGCCAGTCCACGGGCGGCAAGCTGGATATCGACTTGGTC GTGTCCGACCCCCACGGAAACGCCCTGTACAACTCGTACGCCGAGCCCCAGGGCACGGTGACCATCACGGCGGCCACCAACGGCCTGTACACGTACTGCTTCAACAACCAGCACTCGTCGTGGGCGCGCAAGACGTTGAG CTTCAATATCCACGGCGTCCGCTACATTGATGACAACCAGGAGCTCGGccccgtcgaggaggagattcGCGACCTCGCGTCAGGGCTCCAGGTGGTCAAGGACGAGCAGTCGTACCTCGTCGTGCGTGAGCGCACGCACAGGGATACGTGCGAGTCGACG AACTCGCGTGTCAAGTGGTGGGGCATCACGCAGATTGGCATCCTGCTTGCCGTCTGCGCCTGGAACGTGCACTACCTCAAGAGCTGGTTCGAGGTCAAGCGCGTGCTGTAG
- the sbp1 gene encoding Ran-specific GTPase-activating protein 1, with translation MADTEPKPADTGAAAEDSHDPQFEPVVRLTEKIEAKTNEEDEDVLFKMRAKLFRFAKADLEWKERGTGDVRLLARKDTKKVRLVMRRDKTLKVCANHIVSSDMTLSPNVGSDRSWVWNVAADYAEGEPSAETLAIRFANSENANLFKKAFEDAQASNAGQKPVAAPIAEEKKEEEPRAEAAAPAAAAEEKKEEAKEEAKAAEPVAAAEPAAAAEEKKAE, from the exons ATGGCCGACACTGAGCCCAAGCCC GCTgacaccggcgccgccgccgaggactcGCACGACCCCCAgttcgagcccgtcgtccgCCTCACTGAGAAGATTGAGGCTAAGAccaacgaggaggacgaggacgtccTCTTCAAGAT GCGCGCCAAGCTCTTCCGCttcgccaaggccgacctcgagtgGAAGGAGCGCGGTACCGGTGACGTCCGTCTTCTCGCCCGCAAGGACACCAAGAAGGTCCGCCTCGTCATGCGCCGGGATAAGACGCTCAAGGTGTGCGCCAACCACATtg TCTCGTCCGACATGACCCTCTCGCCCAACGTCGGCTCGGACCGCTCATGGGTCTGGAACGTCGCTGCCGActacgccgagggcgagccgtCCGCCGAGACCCTTGCTATCCGTTTCGCCAACTCTGAGA ACGCCAACCTCTTCAAGAAGGCCTTCGAGGACGCCCAGGCCTCCAACGCTGGCCAGAAGCCCGTCGCTGCTCCCAttgccgaggagaagaaggaggaggagcccagggccgaggccgctgcccctgccgctgctgctgaggagaagaaggaggaggccaaggaggaggc caaggccgccgagcccgtcgccgccgctgagcccgccgctgccgctgaggagaagaaggccgagtaA